One segment of Runella sp. SP2 DNA contains the following:
- the brxL gene encoding protease Lon-related BREX system protein BrxL, with product MGLDKIDHLAENAFEGYIVRKDLLEQFRKTYPVPTYVIEFLLGRYCATTDEQEIQEGLEIVKRQLADRTIRPGEEEYFKSKAREKGSIKLIDIITAKLDAATDSYVATIPSLMLNKVRISPEIVSANDRMLTGGFYAEIELEYDAAIAQENNGRPFGVANIRPIQLSQRNVLDIFYKGRQAFTLDEWKDFLIRSVGMEPTELSEKAKNVLFVRMIPFLERNYNMIELGPRGTGKSHLYQQISPYSHLVSGGKATVAKMFVNMGSGERGLVCKYDVVCFDEVSGVSFDQKDGVNIMKGYMESGEFSRGKEPIRADGGIVMVGNFDVDVEHQQRIGHLFGPLPAEMRDDTAFMDRIHAFVPGWDFPKLNKSYFTNHFGLVSDFLAECWTRLRDISRISTVLPRIDFGGALNGRDTTAVNKTLNGLLKLMQPNPAEPISDELLEWAIKISLEYRRRVKEQQKRIGSAEFRNTHFSYRIGGDGVETFVTTPEIHSENTIGEDPLPPGQIWALNTGGQEETTGLYKIEANVGPGSGVKILNKPSPPQFQESVRFAEQNLYSKTKELVGDRDPRSREFSLQLRAFDASKSGNGMGMAVLIALCSAILEKGPKGGLIIVGQLNLGGSLDLVYNAVNLAELAVEKGATSLLIPLNARKQLNELSDEMITKINIQYYTDLRDCLIKALLD from the coding sequence ATGGGACTCGATAAAATTGACCATTTAGCTGAGAATGCCTTTGAAGGCTATATTGTAAGAAAAGACCTGCTGGAACAATTTCGCAAAACCTATCCCGTACCAACGTACGTCATTGAGTTTTTGCTTGGTAGATATTGTGCAACAACCGATGAGCAGGAAATACAGGAAGGATTGGAAATTGTTAAAAGACAGTTAGCCGATCGTACCATTCGCCCAGGAGAAGAAGAATATTTCAAATCCAAAGCAAGAGAAAAAGGGTCTATAAAACTAATTGACATCATTACAGCAAAATTGGATGCGGCTACTGACAGCTACGTGGCCACTATTCCAAGTTTGATGTTAAATAAAGTGCGTATTTCTCCCGAAATCGTCAGTGCCAATGACCGAATGCTGACCGGAGGTTTCTATGCTGAAATAGAATTGGAGTATGATGCTGCCATAGCTCAGGAAAACAATGGACGACCTTTTGGGGTCGCCAACATCAGACCTATCCAGTTATCTCAAAGAAATGTCTTGGACATTTTCTACAAAGGCCGACAAGCGTTCACCCTGGATGAATGGAAAGATTTTTTGATTCGCAGTGTAGGTATGGAGCCTACAGAATTGAGTGAAAAGGCAAAAAATGTCTTATTCGTCAGAATGATTCCGTTTTTAGAGCGAAACTATAATATGATTGAATTGGGACCCAGGGGGACTGGGAAGTCCCACCTTTACCAACAAATTTCTCCCTATTCACATTTAGTTTCGGGTGGAAAAGCCACTGTTGCCAAAATGTTTGTGAATATGGGAAGTGGCGAACGAGGGCTGGTCTGCAAGTACGATGTTGTGTGTTTTGATGAAGTTTCAGGGGTGTCTTTTGACCAGAAAGATGGCGTAAACATCATGAAAGGTTACATGGAAAGCGGTGAGTTTAGCCGTGGAAAAGAGCCGATTCGCGCCGATGGTGGCATTGTGATGGTTGGAAATTTTGACGTAGATGTAGAGCATCAGCAGCGAATCGGGCATCTTTTTGGTCCTCTGCCCGCTGAAATGCGGGATGATACTGCTTTTATGGACCGTATTCATGCTTTTGTGCCCGGTTGGGATTTCCCCAAATTAAATAAATCTTATTTTACTAATCACTTTGGCTTGGTAAGCGATTTCTTGGCCGAATGTTGGACTCGATTGAGAGACATTAGTCGAATTTCAACCGTGTTGCCACGCATTGATTTTGGCGGAGCGTTGAACGGACGGGATACCACCGCCGTAAATAAAACCTTAAATGGCTTATTGAAATTGATGCAGCCAAATCCGGCAGAGCCCATTTCGGACGAGTTATTGGAGTGGGCAATTAAAATATCTCTGGAGTACCGAAGACGGGTAAAAGAACAGCAGAAAAGAATAGGCTCAGCCGAATTCAGAAATACCCATTTTAGTTATCGAATTGGGGGCGATGGCGTAGAAACTTTCGTCACAACACCGGAAATACACAGTGAAAATACCATAGGTGAAGACCCGCTGCCTCCTGGCCAGATTTGGGCATTAAATACAGGTGGCCAGGAAGAAACTACGGGCCTCTACAAAATCGAAGCAAATGTGGGCCCTGGCTCGGGGGTTAAAATATTAAATAAACCTTCACCCCCACAGTTTCAAGAAAGTGTTCGATTTGCCGAGCAAAACTTATATAGTAAAACAAAAGAGTTGGTGGGTGATCGAGACCCTCGTTCCCGAGAATTTTCATTACAATTACGGGCCTTTGATGCTTCCAAAAGTGGAAACGGTATGGGCATGGCAGTACTCATAGCCTTATGCAGCGCTATTCTTGAAAAAGGACCAAAAGGAGGCTTAATCATTGTCGGCCAACTCAACTTGGGTGGTTCCTTAGACTTGGTTTATAATGCCGTAAACTTGGCGGAGCTGGCAGTAGAGAAAGGAGCAACCTCACTTCTGATTCCTTTAAATGCGAGAAAACAACTCAACGAATTATCAGATGAAATGATCACCAAAATCAATATTCAATATTATACAGATTTGAGAGATTGCCTAATTAAGGCGCTGTTGGATTGA
- a CDS encoding virulence factor SrfB, translating to MTLSLITNSGIQVHKFTLRIDPNAEVIGTMGFYENVDNIRAKISLEHAFYLPDQDCWVPKQLLKLHDYLDEKGYLKEGINYNLIKPFKLIEDKNFFTVSDIFTCLEYFCSTDEKALWLPIPYFKKDNTTKNSFGPISWARMMIKEVTRKNPELKTNSSFRREKGKDYHIVIAFDTNISNHQDVYFAPSDRDTLDGENLFSLCQNEDLLLNFCNAQYNCDWVANYLKRIVLDGNEPTQFPHLKYLAYYIYFIKYLSEVTLFDEKKGGYLAFPEVTLYSDQVTPIEVDLVLDIGNSNTCGILFERPSKHRPFSFKNVKKLKINDLSMPEKDYDDPFSMRLVFVDTKFGYLDIPEHKNFKWPSILRIGQEANRLINKRTTNQGNSTETVTHHSSPKRYLWDTKKAEYPWEFINFSGKNIKEAIYYEGVSEQFKEDGEFALDGVFSFSPYYSRKSLMTFVFMEILLHAISQINSHAFRNEHGSIETPRKIKRITITCPTSIIQKEQVVLRECAETAVRALQRFFSDTFLGSFIDEEKIGGDLEIIPSPKDLARKRDQVAFRKDWIYDEATCAQLVFLYGEISKRYLNKAETFFDLYGRLREDVSYPDKKSLTIGSIDIGGGTTDLMICAYQNEPGQNLAVLKPQPIYWESFNFAGDDLLKDIIQQILIEGSINKKEDIGCVGVLTNAAKNAGVVDVNEKILRFFGPDNAKQNYLDRIRRKNFVVQIAIPIALRYLQHTIDDKLDEEIAFYDFFPDVKPNPELIRAINDFMGANFKIETLSFKLSKRRVSEIVEQTFDALFRQLSGILSAYGCDFLLLAGKPTTLPKVREIFVRYYPVSPERIISLSKNKYRIGRWYPFADDLGYIEDPKTIVSVGAIIALMGGKLDNLDGFRLNTQPLRQQLGATSDYIGTLDQYTHLIDDCFITPDIHIGEIEVHSLPIKLGYKQLPNKYYRGRPIYKLEFNDNEIKKLVKEQNSLLTDNSKDLDNAIQEYKVLLKNSMPFKVKIQRNWSESKEHLSIIRLLDSSRKERSKQLLSLTIMTLAEEYSYWLDSGEFVLNLR from the coding sequence ATGACTCTTTCATTGATTACAAATTCGGGAATTCAAGTTCATAAATTTACTTTAAGAATAGACCCTAATGCTGAGGTAATAGGCACAATGGGCTTTTATGAAAATGTAGATAATATAAGAGCCAAAATCTCCTTAGAACACGCTTTTTATCTTCCCGATCAAGACTGTTGGGTACCTAAGCAATTACTAAAATTACATGACTACCTTGACGAAAAAGGCTACTTAAAGGAGGGAATCAACTATAACCTTATCAAACCTTTTAAGTTAATTGAAGATAAAAATTTTTTCACAGTTAGTGATATATTTACATGTCTTGAGTATTTTTGTTCAACTGACGAAAAAGCCCTTTGGCTTCCTATTCCTTACTTCAAAAAGGATAATACTACCAAAAATAGCTTTGGGCCTATTTCTTGGGCTAGAATGATGATTAAGGAAGTCACAAGAAAAAATCCAGAACTTAAGACAAATAGCTCGTTCAGAAGAGAGAAGGGAAAAGATTATCACATTGTCATTGCATTTGACACCAACATAAGTAATCATCAGGATGTTTATTTTGCTCCATCAGATAGAGACACTTTAGATGGAGAAAACCTTTTCTCTCTTTGTCAAAATGAAGACTTACTCCTAAACTTCTGTAATGCACAATATAACTGTGATTGGGTTGCGAACTATCTAAAACGTATTGTTCTTGATGGTAATGAGCCAACCCAATTTCCGCACCTTAAATATTTAGCTTATTATATTTACTTCATCAAGTATTTGTCCGAAGTTACTTTGTTTGATGAGAAAAAGGGTGGGTATTTGGCGTTTCCCGAGGTTACTTTGTACAGCGATCAAGTAACACCTATTGAAGTTGATTTGGTTCTTGATATTGGAAACTCAAACACATGTGGGATATTATTTGAAAGACCAAGTAAACATAGACCTTTCAGTTTCAAAAATGTAAAAAAACTAAAGATTAATGACTTGAGTATGCCAGAGAAAGACTATGATGATCCTTTCTCTATGCGGTTAGTATTTGTTGATACAAAATTTGGGTATTTAGATATTCCAGAGCATAAAAATTTTAAATGGCCCAGTATTCTACGTATTGGTCAAGAAGCAAATAGGCTTATTAATAAACGTACTACAAATCAAGGAAATAGTACAGAGACCGTAACACATCATTCAAGCCCTAAAAGGTACTTATGGGACACAAAAAAAGCCGAATACCCTTGGGAGTTTATTAATTTCTCAGGAAAAAACATTAAAGAAGCGATTTACTATGAAGGTGTATCGGAGCAGTTTAAAGAAGATGGGGAGTTTGCCCTTGACGGAGTATTTTCTTTTTCGCCTTATTATTCTCGTAAATCATTAATGACATTTGTATTTATGGAAATACTTCTTCATGCCATTTCCCAAATAAATTCACATGCGTTTAGAAATGAGCATGGCAGTATAGAAACTCCTCGTAAAATTAAGCGAATCACTATCACCTGTCCTACTTCTATTATACAAAAAGAACAAGTTGTATTGAGAGAATGTGCAGAAACAGCCGTAAGGGCTTTACAACGGTTCTTCTCTGATACATTCTTAGGGTCTTTTATTGATGAAGAAAAAATAGGAGGTGATTTAGAAATTATACCCAGCCCGAAAGATTTGGCAAGAAAAAGAGACCAAGTAGCATTTCGAAAAGATTGGATTTATGATGAAGCAACGTGTGCACAACTTGTTTTTCTTTACGGTGAGATTTCCAAAAGATACCTAAATAAAGCGGAAACTTTTTTTGATCTATATGGTAGGCTAAGAGAGGATGTTTCATACCCAGATAAAAAATCCCTAACTATTGGCTCTATTGATATTGGTGGGGGAACAACTGATTTGATGATATGTGCTTACCAAAATGAGCCTGGACAAAATTTGGCTGTCCTAAAGCCTCAACCAATTTATTGGGAAAGTTTCAATTTTGCTGGTGATGACTTACTGAAAGACATTATTCAACAAATACTTATAGAAGGTTCTATAAATAAGAAAGAAGACATTGGCTGTGTAGGGGTTCTCACGAATGCTGCTAAAAATGCTGGAGTAGTGGACGTAAATGAAAAAATACTCCGTTTTTTTGGACCAGACAACGCCAAACAAAACTATTTAGACCGAATACGTAGGAAAAATTTTGTGGTTCAAATAGCTATCCCCATAGCCCTTCGTTACTTACAACACACCATAGATGATAAATTAGATGAAGAAATAGCTTTTTATGATTTTTTCCCGGATGTAAAGCCAAACCCAGAACTTATTCGAGCAATCAATGATTTCATGGGTGCAAATTTCAAAATTGAAACGTTATCTTTCAAACTTTCTAAAAGGCGCGTTTCTGAAATTGTGGAACAAACTTTTGATGCCCTATTTAGGCAACTTTCAGGAATTTTGTCGGCTTATGGTTGTGATTTCCTGCTGTTAGCAGGGAAGCCTACTACATTACCAAAAGTTCGAGAAATTTTTGTCAGATATTATCCTGTATCACCCGAGAGAATTATATCCCTCAGTAAAAACAAATACCGGATTGGTCGTTGGTATCCATTTGCAGACGACTTAGGATATATAGAAGATCCCAAAACTATAGTTTCAGTAGGGGCTATCATTGCATTAATGGGAGGAAAATTGGACAATTTAGACGGGTTTAGGCTCAATACTCAGCCTCTTAGACAACAGCTTGGAGCTACTTCTGATTATATTGGTACATTGGATCAATACACACACTTAATTGATGATTGCTTTATTACTCCTGATATACACATAGGTGAAATTGAAGTCCATAGTTTACCTATAAAATTAGGTTATAAGCAATTGCCTAATAAATATTATCGTGGGAGACCCATTTACAAGTTAGAGTTTAACGACAATGAAATAAAGAAACTCGTAAAAGAACAAAACTCACTTTTGACCGACAATTCGAAGGACTTGGACAATGCAATACAAGAGTACAAGGTTTTACTTAAAAACAGTATGCCTTTTAAAGTAAAAATTCAGAGAAATTGGAGTGAAAGTAAAGAACATCTTTCTATCATAAGACTACTGGACAGTAGTAGAAAAGAGCGTTCTAAACAGCTTTTATCATTAACTATAATGACTTTGGCAGAAGAGTATAGTTATTGGCTTGACTCTGGCGAATTTGTCCTCAATTTACGTTAA